The Carboxydocella sporoproducens DSM 16521 genome includes the window GCAAAGAGTGTACCAGGTATTAGCACCACTTTCGCGGTGTTATCCCTGTCTGAAGGGCAGGTTGCTCACGCGTTACTCACCCGTCCGCCGCTAAGCCGCTCAGGAGCAAGCTCCCTCACGGCTCCGCTCGACTTGCATGTGTTAGGCACGCCGCCAGCGTTCATCCTGAGCCAGGATCAAACTCTCCGAATATATCTCGAAAAGTTTTCATCCGAAATTTAGTTACTCGTGAAACTGACGAGTCCGTTTTACGGTGTAGAACATCCTGTTCAGTTTTCAAGGATCTGTTCTTTTCGGTTGATTATAGGCTTCGTATTACTGCGTCATCTGCTCCTTCGTCATCCTCGACGTACCTCCAGTACGCCTCCGGTGACCCCGTCGCAGCTTCCTTGTACTACTCGCCTCTAATCAACCTCAGTATTGTTGCTTTCCTGTTCGAACTTCGTACCTCGAACTTCGAACCTCGTATCAGCGACGTTTGTTATGATATCACATCGGCAGTTATTCTGTCAACTACCATTTTTAATTTTTTTCGCTCGCGGCAGTACTGTCTGCCGGGCGCTTGCTTATATTAACACATCTTAAATTCATCTGTCAACCCCTTTTTATTTGTTTTTATTTTTACCGTGAAATAATATTTTAGATTATTTGGCTTTATGTATTTCTGATCTTCTTCTTTGTTATCCTTTTGACCCTTCTTTACCCTGAGTTGACACTAAAACTTTAGCTATTTCCTCTAACTTAAGTTTCATCTCCTTTTTAAAAAAAGAATAAGCATTAATTCTATATTTGCTTATAGAATTAATGCTTTACTGTAAAATTTTTACTTATTCTTCCTCTTCTTTTACTTTAGCAATCGAAGCCAGTTTTTGCTGTTCCCCAATTTTCATCAACCTGACTCCGGTTGTAGCCCGACCGGCGCGTTTGATCTCATCCACTTTGGTGCGGATCATTATCCCGTCGGTGCTGATGGCCATAATTTCTTCACCCGGTTTGACTACCATCAACCCTACTATCGGTCCTGATTTATCGGTTATATTAGCGGTTTTAATACCTTTTCCACCCCGGGATTGTACACGATATTCTGTCAACGGCGTACGCTTGGCAAAACCGTTTTCCGTTACAGTCAACAGCTCACCGCTATCTTCTACCACATCCAGGGCCACCACAGCATCTTCTTTACTCAGGGTAATACCTCTCACCCCTTTGGCTGTTCGGCCCATAGGTCTTACCTCCTCTTCCGAGAAGCGAATGGCCATTCCCAGCCGGGAACCCAGCACGATTTCCGATTTGCCATTGGTTAGCAGAGCCCCAATCAATTCATCATTTTCTTCTATAGTTAAGGCAACTATCCCATCTTTGCGCCCATGTTTATATTCACTTAAATGAGTTTTCTTTATAATTCCTTTTTTGGTAGCTGTCAGTAAGTAGCAGTCTTCATCAAAACTGCGGCAAGGGATAACGGCCTTGATCATTTCCTCGGGTCCGATATTGATTAAATTGATCAAAGCCGTTCCTTTAGCAGTTCTGCCTGCTTCCGGAACTTCGTGTACCTTGAGTCTATAAATTTTCCCGGCATTGGTCAGGAAGAGCAGATAATGATGGGTATTGGCGATAAATAGATGCTCCACAAAATCCTCTTCCTTGGTACCCATAGCGGTAATACCGCGACCGCCCCGTTTCTGACTCTTGTAGATATCAGCCGGCTGCCGTTTGATATAACCATGATGGGTAATTGTGATTACTACATCTTCTTCTTCGATTAGATCTTCAATATCTATCCTGTTATCCTCATTGGTGATAATTGTCCTTCTTTCATCCCCGTATTTCTCTTTAATTACAGTCAGCTCATCCTTGATGATCTCCAGGACCTTTCTTTCATCTGCCAGAACGCTTTTGTAATAAGCTATTTTTTCCAGTAAATCCTTGTATTCATTTTCCAGCTTTTCTCGTTCCAAACCGGTTAGGCGCTGCAGCCGCATATCCAGAATGGCCTGGGCCTGTTTTTCCGACAAAGCGAACTTCTCCATCAAAGCAGTGCGGGCAATTTCCGTTGTCTGGGAAGAACGAATGGTTTTAATTACCGCATCCAGGTTATTGAGAGCAATCCGCAGGCCTTCCACAATATGGGCACGAGCCTCTGCTTTGGCCAGGTCATATCTGGTCCGACGTACGATTACATCTTTTTGGTGTTCCAGGTAGTAGTGCAGGACCTGAGGTAGATTCAGCACTTTCGGCTCACCGTTGACCAGAGCCAGCATGATGATCCCGAAAGTCTCCTGCAGGGATGTATGTTTGTAAAGCTGGTTAAGGATTACATTGGGGTTGACATCCCGGCGCAGCTCGATAATTATGCGCATCCCGGTACGGTCGGATTCGTCCCTGAGGTCAGTAATGCCATCGATTTTCTTCTCTTTTACCAGATCAGCGATTTTTTCAATTAACTTGGCTTTATTGACCTGGAAAGGAATTTCATAGACCACAATCCGCATTTTGCCGTTATTCATTTTTTCGATTCTGGCCTGGGCGCGGATAGTGATAACTCCTCTACCGGTACGGTAGGCTTCCTCAATTCCCCTGGTTCCGAGAATTTTGGCTCCGGTTGGGAAGTCAGGGCCTTTGATGACTTTCATCAATTCCCTGTAATCGGCATTGGGGTTATCGATTAACATAATTACCCCATCGATAACCTCCCGCAGGTTATGGGGTGGGATTTTGGTAGCCATGCCGACTGCGATACCTTCCGAACCATTGACCAGCAGGTTGGGGATTTTGGATGGTAATACTGTCGGCTCTTTTAGCGTATCATCATAGTTAGGGACAAAATCCACCGTTTCCTTTTCAATATCAGCCAGCATTTCCAGGGCGATTTTGGACAGCCTGGCTTCTGTGTAACGCATGGCTGCAGCGGAATCGCCATCAATAGAACCGAAGTTGCCATGGCCGTCTACCAGAGGGTAGCGGGAGTTGAAATCCTGGGCCATCCGTACCATAGCATCATAGACTGCACTATCACCATGAGGGTGATAACGCCCCAGTACGTCCCCGACCAAACGGGCTGACTTTTTGTAGGGTTTGTCCGGGGTCATGTTCAGCTCATACATAGCGTAAAGAATACGCCGATGTACTGGTTTCAGACCATCCCGGACATCCGGAAGAGCCCGACCGACGATAACGCTCATGGCATAATCAATATAAGATTTGCGCATCTCGTCTTCTATGTTGATGGGCAGAATTTTTCCTGCCACTTCACTCATTCCACTTCCATCCCTTCTCTATTTACTTTAGATATCCAGGTTGCGCACTTCTTTAGCATGTTTTTGAATAAATTCCCGTCTGGGCTCCACTTTGTCCCCCATCAGGATGGTGAAAATTTCATCAGCGGCAGCCGCATCCTCCATGGTAACCTGCAGAATGGTGCGGTTTTCCGGATCCATAGTGGTTTCCCACAGCTGTTCGGGATTCATTTCACCCAGACCCTTATAGCGCTGAATGGTAATGCCATCCCGGCCAATTTGACCGAGTAGCCGCTCCAGCTCCTGATCGGAATAGGTGTAATAATGCTCTTTTCCTTTTTTAACTAAATATAAGGGTGGCTGGGCTATATAAACATAACCGGCATCAATCAGAGGACGCATGTAACGGTAGAAGAAAGTCAATAACAAAGTGCGAATATGGGAACCGTCCACATCAGCGTCAGTCATGATAATAATTCGGTGATAACGGGCTTTGCTGATATCAAATTCATCACTGATACCACAACCCAGGGCAGTGATAATGGCTCGGATTTCCTCATTGGCGAAGATTTTATCCAGACGGGCTTTTTCCACGTTTATAATTTTTCCCCGCAGAGGTAATATAGCCTGGAAGCGCCGGTCCCGACCCTGTTTGGCTGAACCGCCCGCTGAATCCCCTTCTACCAGGTATAATTCACATTCGGCCGGGTCCTTGGAAGAACAGTCGGCCAGTTTGCCAGGCAGGGAAGTAGTTTCCAGAGCATTTTTGCGCCTGGTCAATTCGCGGGCCTTTCTGGCCGCTTCCCGGGCCCGGGCTGCATTTACTGCCTTCTCAATAATCTTTCTGGCGATAGCCGGGTTTTCTTCCAGGAAGGTACCCATCCCTTCGGTTACTACCGCATCTACAATCCCTCTTACTTCCGTATTGCCCAGTTTGGTTTTGGTTTGACCCTCAAACTGGGGTTCCTCTACTTTAACACTGATTACGGCTGTTAGCCCTTCCCGGACATCTTCCCCGGTTAAATTGCCTTCGTTTTCCTTCAGAAGGTTGTGTTTACGGGCATAGTCATTAATAATCCTGGTTAAAGCGGTTTTAAAACCGGCTTCATGGGTACCCCCTTCCGGGGTATTAATATTATTGGCAAAAGAAAAAATCCCTTCGGTGTAACCACTGTTATACTGCAAAGCAACCTCTACCTGTACCCGATCCTTGTTGGCAGCAAAATAGATAACCTGGTCATGCAGAGGGTCCTTGTTTTTGTTCAGGTAAACTACAAAGTCTCTGATCCCGCCTTCATGCTGGTAGACTTCCTCTGCCCCGGTGCGCTCATCCTTCAGGGTAATTTTAACCCCTTGATTGAGAAAGGAAAGCTCCCGCAAACGCTGGGCCAGAGTTTCGTAGTTAAATTCCAGTTCCTCAAAAATCAGGTGGTCAGGCTTGAAGCTAATCTGGGTACCGGTATCCTGACATTCCCCTACAACCAGCAAGTCAGTTACAGGTATACCCCGTTCATACCTTTGTTCATGGATTTTCCCATCCCGTTTAACCCTGGCTATCAGCCATTCGGAAAGGGCGTTTACTACAGAAACACCCACACCATGCAAGCCACCGGAAACTTTATAACCACCGCCACCGAATTTGCCACCGGCATGCAGAACCGTCAGTACTACTTCCACTGCCGGTCTACCGGTTTGCGGATGTATATCTACCGGAATACCCCTGCCGTTATCGGTGACAGTTACACTATTGTCTTTGTGAATCACAACCTCCACATTATCACAAAAACCGGCCAGTGCTTCATCAATACTGTTATCTACTACTTCGTAAACCAGGTGGTGCAATCCCTTCGGTCCAGTAGAGCCAATATACATTCCCGGTCTCTTTCTCACCGGCTCCAGACCTTCTAGCACCTGAATTTGACTAGCAGAATAGGTGTTGCTAGCATTTTGCATCTGGTAATACCTCCAACATTTATTAATACCTCCAAAAAATTATTATAACACAAAAACAGTCCCGGGTCATCCAGGACTGTAGCCAGACCGTTTTCTCAAGGTAGCTGAGGAAATCGGCGACAGGTAAATTTTTTTGTTGGTTATGATAAAGCTTTTAATTTTATTTTCCTCCCCTACCAGTTCAATAAATCCTTCTTCTTCAGCAACCTGCAAAAATTCCTGATTGATTTCCGAAAGCTTTTTCTCATCCTTGTGTAAGTCAATAATGGCAATGACCTCTTTCAACGGAATGACTACATCATTGCCCAGGTGCAGAAACATGCATATTACCCCCTTCGATCCTCCAGGAACCCCCTTGTTTTAACAGAGCTGGTGGCAAATCCTTAATGGAAGTAGTAGTAATAATGGTCTGAATCCGTCCGGAAATAGTTTCAACCAGAATTGCTCGCCGTTCCCGATCCAGTTCCGAAAAGACATCATCCAGTAACAATAAAGGGTATTCCCCTATCTCTCCCTTGATATACTCCAGCTCAGCCAGCTTGAGAGCTAAAGCAGAGGTGCGTTGCTGGCCCTGGGAGCCAAAATGCCGCACCGAAAAGCCATTGATTTTGATTTCCAGGTCATCCCGATGGGGTCCGATCAGAGACTGTCCCCGGCGTTTTTCATCTTCCCTTTTGCTTATTAGCCCCTGCCAGAGGGCCTGTTTTATTTCCTTCTGGCTCATTCCTGATAATTCTATAGTTGTAATATATTTTATTTCCAATTCTTCTCGGCCCTGACTTAACCGGCGCTGGATCAACCGGGCTAACGGGTTTAATTTTTTAATAGCCTCCAGACGTAAATAGATGATTACCGACCCCATCTCCGCCAGCTGTTGATTGAGTACCTCCAGCAGATCCTGGTCAAAGTAGTGCCCTTTTTTGGCTTCTTTAAGTAAATAATTTTTTTGTTTTAATAAATTGACATATTTTTGTAAGGTTAATAGATAAAGGCGATTGGTCTGGGCCAGCTCTGCATCCAGAAAACGGCGGCGTTCCGCTGGTTGTCCTTTAACCAGGGCCAGATGTTCAGGAGCGAACAGCACCACATTGTAATTGCCAATAAAATCACTGGCTTTTTTCTTCACCAGGCCATTGACTTTATAGAGCTTTCTTTTTTGTCCATAAGCCAGTTCAACCAGGAAGGGCCCGCTCTTTTTCTCTCCCTCTACCGCAATCCGGAACCAGGGTTTTTGCCACTGCAAAAGTTCTTGATCATTGCCGCGATAGGAACGGCTAAATGCCCCTACGTAAACAGCTTCCAGTAAATTGGTTTTACCCTGGCCGTTTAGTCCGAAGAGAAAATTCAATTGCGGATGAGGTTCCCATTCCAGCTGCTGATAGTTTCTGAAATTGGTCAATTTAACTTTCCTGATTTGCACCAGCTCACCTCAAATCTACTGCCGCAATGGCAAAAGCAGATACAAATAATTCTCATTTTCCAGGGGGCGAATAATGCCCGGGCTGATGGAGCCTGTTAAATCCATGGTTAATTCTTCACTATCCAAATTGCGCAAAACATCGATGAGATATTTGGTATTGAAAGTGATCTGGGTTTCTTCTCCTTCGAGGTATATGGGAATTTCCTCTTTCAAAGTTCCCACCGAACTGCTGGCAGAATTAACTTCCAGCTGGTACTGTTTAACAATCAATTTAATAGTACTGGTTCCATCCTGGGCCAGCAGGGTTGCCCGTTCGGCTGTTTCCAGCAATTCTCTGGTTTTAACACGAAGTCTTGATTTCCATTGACTAGGAATTACCTGTTTATAGGCCGGGAATTGTCCTTCTATCAAGCGAGAAAACATAATAATGTTGGGCAATTGAATGGCCAGCTGATTCTGGCTGAAGGACAGTTTTACCTCTTCCTCTTCAGGTAACAGACGCAATAATTCATTCATGGTTTTACCGGGAACAATTGCAGAAAACTCTTCCACATTGCCCTGGGACCATTTACCTTTCCGCATCGCTAAACGATGGGTATCAGTAGCTACCAGGGTCAAATTGTCCTGGTAACAATCAAAAAGGATGCCCTGAAAAACCGGGCGGTTATTTTCTACTCCAACAGCGAATATAACCTGCTTTAACATCTGTCTCAGTAATTCCGAGCGAATGGAAAAGACTTTATCGGCTTCAATCTGTGGTATTAAAGGATAGGCTTGCGGATCATAGCCATTGAGCTTGAGCTGGGAATTGCCATACATCACTGTCAGCTGATGGCTCAGTTCATCTACCTTGATTTCAATTTTGGTATCAGGCAGTTTCCTGACCATTTCGGTAAAGTATTTGGCCGGTACCACTACTGCCCCGGAGGTAATAGTTGTGATATTGATAGTAGCTTGAATGGCGATTTCCAGATCAGTAGCAGAAAAAATCAATTTATCATCCACTGTTTCCAGTTTAATACCAGACAAAATTGGCATGGTGGTCTTTGAGGCCACTGCCCGCTGGACTGCAGATACCCCCTGCAGTAATGCTTCACGGCTTGTATAAATATGCATACTGCTGTTGTCCTCCCCATATCATTGTTATCTAATAAAATCAGGAGTAATAGTAGTAGGTGGCGTGAATATGTGGATAAGTCCATTAGTCCTTGATTTTACCGAAAAAAGTTATGCTGTATGGGCTGTGGATAACCTGTAAACTAATTCTGCAAACGACTGATTAATTCCTGCACAATCCCTTTAACTTCTGCATCGGTGTTGATATCATTGGCGATTTTTTCACAGGCATGCAAAACAGTAGTATGGTCTCGACCGCCAAACTCTTCCCCGATTTTAGGTAAGGAAGCATCGGTAAGTTCCCGGCTTAAATACATAGCGATTTGCCGGGGATAAGCAACGGTTCTGGTTCTTTTTTTGGCTTTAAATTCTTCTACTTTTAAATTAAAGTAATCAGCAACTATTTGTTGAATAAGTTCTATTGAAATCTGGCGCGGCCTGCTCTCTGGCAGCAAATCTTTCAGGGCCTCAGAAGCCAGCTCAATGGTAATTTCACCGCTTTTCATGGTAGCATAGGCGATTACCCGGTTTAAAGCTCCTTCCAGCTCGCGGATGTTGGACTGGATTTTGGTGGCGATAAATTGCATCACTTCATCGGAGACATTCAGGTTTTCCATTTGGGCTTTCTTGCGTAAAATAGCGATTCTGGTTTCCAGATCCGGGGGCTGGATATCGGTAATCAGGCCCCATTCAAACCGGGAGCGCAATCTATCTTCCAGAGTGGGAATTTCCTTGGGGGGCCGGTCACTGGAGATAATAATCTGTTTATTGGCACCATGCAGGGCATTGAAAGTATGGAAGAATTCCTCCTGGGTTCGCTCTTTCCCGGCCAGGAACTGAATATCGTCAATTAAAAGAATATCGATACTGCGGTAGCGGTTACGGAATTCTTCCGTATTATCATCTTTAATGGCATTGATCAGTTCATTGGTAAATTTCTCGGAAGATACATACATGACCATGGTGCCCGGATTATGTTCCAGAATATAATGGCCGATGGCATGCATTAGGTGGGTTTTGCCCAGTCCTACTCCCCCGTAAATAAATAAAGGGTTATAAGCTTTGGCCGGAGCTTCAGCTACCGCCAAAGCAGCGGCATGGGCAAAGCGGTTACTGTTGCCGACCACAAAAGTATCAAAAGTATATTTGGGGTTTAACTGGGGAATTTGTAGCTCATCGGGCAGTTTTTTGACAGGGCTTTCGGGTTCTTCGATATTTTCGGTCCGCTCATTTACGACCACAAAACGGACCTGAACGGGATAGCCCAGCAAAAAACTGATGGTTTCATTAATTAAATCGGAATAGCGGCTTTCCAGCCAGTCGCGGGCAAAGACATTGGGAACACCGATTAAAGCTACATTATTGCGGAGATCGATGGGAGTAGTAGATTTTAACCAGGTTTCAAAGGAAGGTTTGGATACTTCTTTAGCGATAATTGCTAGTACTTCGTTCCACAGTTGTGGAAAATCGTGAGCCATTTAAATACCTCCCCGGGAATTTATCCACAATAAATATCAACAAAATTATACACATATCCACAAAGTTATCCACAGAATGTGCATAAACAATAATAGCAGATTTTGCGCAGCCTGACAATCAATTTTCCACAATATTAACAGCCTGTGCAAAAGCTTGTCCACTAATTATCCACAAGTTACTAACAGAGTTATTAAATCCTTGACTTCACCGGATGATTTGATTATAATTCTTGTGGGATTGTGTCTTTTTCAGCATTTCGGCAAGGAGGTGTGTGCTGTGAAACGGACTTATCAACCCAAAAAGCGCTATGTGAAAAAAGTGCACGGGTTTTTGAAAAGAATGTCCACCAAAGCCGGGCGGAATGTCTTGAAACGGCGTCGCATGAAGGGCAGAAAAAGATTAACTCCGTAGTTTAAGGCCGCTTAGGTGGCCTTTTCAATCTATTTAGGCAGAATTTTTTGTCGGCAGATGGCAAATAATAGCACCGGGAGGCCGCTGAAAGATGTCTAAACAGCTGGTGAAAATTAAAAAAAACCGGGAAATCCGGGAAGTATATAGTAAAGGCAAGTCATTTGCTAACCGGCAGCTGGTGCTTTATGTGGCAGGACCCAATCAATCAGGCCGTACCCGGTTTGCTTTCGTAGTCAGTAAAAAACTAGGGAAAGCTCATGTGAGAAATAAAGTGCGCAGACGTTTGCGGGAAATATGCCGATTGGATGCGAAAAATATTGCGGAAGGATATGATCTGGTAATAATCGCCCGACAGGGGGCGCTGGAGGCTGATTACTGGAAATTACGCAATGCAGTCCGTCATTTGCTGAAAAGAGCAGGGTTGATGTCATGAAGAAATTTGCAGTGAAGATAATCATCCGGCTAATTCGATTTTATCAGAAATATCTATCTCCCCTCAAGGGTCCTACTTGCCGTTTTTATCCTTCCTGTTCACAATATAGCATCGAAGCTCTTGCAAAGTACGGATTATGGCGTGGGGGACTGATGGCCGCCAAACGCATTCTTTCATGTCATCCATGGCATCCGGGAGGCTATGACCCGGTAGAATAGCCAGGGGGTTAGGAGGGAAAAAATTTGCAATTTCTAACTAATTTCATGAATTCATTGCTGAACTGGTTTTATCAATTGACAGTTCAAATCGGTTGGCCCAGTTATGGACTGGCAATAATTATTTTTACCATATTAATTAAAGTATTACTTTATCCTCTCACTTTAAAACAAATGAAATCCATTAAAATGACCCAGCTGTTACAGCCTAAGGTTAAAGAAATTCAGGAAAAATACAAAAATGACCCCCAGAAAGCTCAAATTGCCATAATGGAATTATACAAGGAACACGGTGCCAATCCTCTGGCTGGCTGTTTACCGATTTTGATTCAAATGCCAATTTTTATTGCCCTGTACAATGCCTTGCGGAATTTTAAATATCTCAATGCAGCTCATGCTAATTTTCTCTGGGTGCACCTCAGCAGCAAAGACCCCTATTATATACTGCCCATCATTGCAGCAGCGGCCACTTTTGTCCAGCAAAAAATGAGTATGGCGATGAATACATCCACTGATCCGGCCCAGGAAAGCATGCAGAAGACCATGCTCTATGTCATGCCCTTGATGTTTGGCTGGTTTGCCAGTCAGGTACCTTCAGGGCTGGCGTTATATTGGGTAGTGTTTAACCTGGTGGGAATTGTTCAGCAGTATTTTATCAATCGGCAGACTGTGGTATTAAAGGAGGACTCCGTCGGTGAGGAAAGAGTGCGTCAAAAGCGGAAAAACCGTTGAGGAAGCTATTGCCGCCTGTCTGGCTGAATTAAAGGTGGATCGCTCTCAGGTACAGGTGGAAGTATTGCAGGAACCCAGTAAAGGATTTATGGGGCTGTTCAGTAAACAGGCACAGGTAAAAGTAATTTATATTGAAACACCGGTTAACCGGGCGGTCAGCTTCCTGAAGAGCGTTTGTCAGAAATTAGGCTTAAACGTGGAGATTGAGGCTGATGTACAGGGGGAATATGTAACTCTCAATATTACTGGTGAAGATAAAGAAGCCCTGGGTGTATTGATCGGCAGAAGAGGGGATACTCTGGATGCTTTACAATATCTGGTTAACCTGGTGGCCAATAAACAGGCTGATGATCGGCAGAAATTTGTTCTGGATGTAGAAGGTTATCGCAAACGCAGGGAACAGACTTTACAGCGTTTAGCCCTTAAAATGGCGGAAAAAGTCAAGAGATATGGTAAAGAAATCGCTTTAGAACCGATGAGTCCCCAGGAACGGCGTATAATACATACCACACTGCAAAATCATAAATATGTCTATACCACCAGTGAAGGGGAAGAGCCTTACCGTAAAATTGTAATATTTCCTAAAAAATAGTATTTTAAACCCAGTAATTCAAATTACTGGGTTTTTAACTAACCTGGAGGGATAATTTTGGTCAATTTGGAAGATACCATTGCGGCAATAGCTACTGCCCCAGGAGAAGGTGGCATTGGCATTATTCGAGTTAGTGGAGGAGAAGCAAAAAAAATTGTGGATAACTTATTTGTTTCACCGAAGGGGAAAAAAGTTATCCACATGGTTCCTTATCAAATGCTGTACGGTTATATTGTGGATAAAACCGATGGGGCGATGGTAGATGAAGTTTTGGTTGCTTTCATGCAGCGTCCTCATAGCTTTACTGGCGAAGATGTAGTGGAAATCCACAGCCACGGTGGCATGGTAGTTTTGCAGAAAATCCTGGGCCTAGTTTTGAAGGAAGGGGCTCGTCTTGCTGAACCAGGGGAATTCACCAAAAGGGCCTTTATTAATGGCAGAATTGATTTATCCCAGGCGGAAGCAGTAATTGATTTAATCAGAGCGCAGACCGATGCTGCTGCCAAAGTGGCGGCCAATCAGCTGCAGGGGAAGTTAAAGCAACACATTATGGAAATCCGGCAGCAATTATTGCAAGTACTGGCCTATCTGGAAGCGGAAATTGATTTCCCTGATGAGGATATTGAACATTTAACCGGGATCCAGCTAGCAAATAGATTAACACAGATTAGAGAGAGATTAAATGATTTGCTGGCCAGAAGCCGCCAGGGCAAAATTTTACGGGAAGGAATCCGGGTGGTAATAGCCGGAAAACCAAATGTAGGTAAATCCAGTTTATTAAATGCCCTGTTAAGAGACCGCAGGGCCATTGTAACCGATATCCCTGGTACCACCAGAGATGTGATTGAGGAAGTGTTGAACCTGGGCGGAGTGCCGGTGCGGCTGGTGGATACTGCCGGGATCAGAGAGACTAAAGACCTGGTAGAGCAACTGGGAGTGGAAAAAAGCAAGGAGTGGCTGGAAAAAGCAGATGTTGTTTTATTTGTAATCAACAGCGCTACCGGTTTTAACATTGAAGATGCGGAAATTGCCCGTCTATTATCTTCCCGGCATCAGGTTTTATTGATTATTAATAAGCAAGACTTGAAACCGGAATATAAAGGGGAGGACTTGCCCGAGGAATTGCAGCACTGGCCCCGGGTTTATACCAGTCTTTTGCAGGAAGAGGATACCCGTAAAGTGGAACAGGCTCTGCTGGATTTAATCTGGCAGGGAAAAGTGGTACCCAGCCAGGAACTTTTCCTCAGTAATCAGCGCCATATTTCCGCCCTGGAAAAAGCAGCCGGCCAGCTGGAATCGGCTCTAGCAGCTTATCAAGCCGGGATGCCGGCAGACTATTTGTCCATCGATATCAGAGGTGCCTGGGAAACCCTGGGGGAAATTAGCGGAGAAACTGTAGGGGAAGATTTGCTGGATTTGATTTTCTCCCAGTTTTGTATCGGCAAATAGGGATGGTGAAAGTATGTATCGAGCAGGGGAATATGATGTAATTGTGGTTGGAGCCGGTCATGCCGGCTGTGAGGCAGCCCTGGCTGCCGCCCGCATGGGTTGTAAAACTTTGATCATTACCTTGAATCTGGATAATGTGGCTTTAATGCCTTGTAACCCTGCCGTCGGAGGACCGGCCAAAAGCCATCTGGTCAAGGAAATCGATGCTCTTGGAGGCCAAATGGGGCTGGTAACTGACTTGACAGCTATTCAGATGCGTATGCTCAATACCGGTAAAGGACCAGCCGTTTATGCTTTACGGGCTCAAGTAGATAAGAAACAATATCAGAAATCTATGTTACAGGTACTGGAAAACCAGCCGGGGCTGGATATCAAGCAGGCTCTGGTAGAAGAAATACTGGTGGAAGGCGAAAGAGTTAAGGGG containing:
- the gyrA gene encoding DNA gyrase subunit A, translated to MSEVAGKILPINIEDEMRKSYIDYAMSVIVGRALPDVRDGLKPVHRRILYAMYELNMTPDKPYKKSARLVGDVLGRYHPHGDSAVYDAMVRMAQDFNSRYPLVDGHGNFGSIDGDSAAAMRYTEARLSKIALEMLADIEKETVDFVPNYDDTLKEPTVLPSKIPNLLVNGSEGIAVGMATKIPPHNLREVIDGVIMLIDNPNADYRELMKVIKGPDFPTGAKILGTRGIEEAYRTGRGVITIRAQARIEKMNNGKMRIVVYEIPFQVNKAKLIEKIADLVKEKKIDGITDLRDESDRTGMRIIIELRRDVNPNVILNQLYKHTSLQETFGIIMLALVNGEPKVLNLPQVLHYYLEHQKDVIVRRTRYDLAKAEARAHIVEGLRIALNNLDAVIKTIRSSQTTEIARTALMEKFALSEKQAQAILDMRLQRLTGLEREKLENEYKDLLEKIAYYKSVLADERKVLEIIKDELTVIKEKYGDERRTIITNEDNRIDIEDLIEEEDVVITITHHGYIKRQPADIYKSQKRGGRGITAMGTKEEDFVEHLFIANTHHYLLFLTNAGKIYRLKVHEVPEAGRTAKGTALINLINIGPEEMIKAVIPCRSFDEDCYLLTATKKGIIKKTHLSEYKHGRKDGIVALTIEENDELIGALLTNGKSEIVLGSRLGMAIRFSEEEVRPMGRTAKGVRGITLSKEDAVVALDVVEDSGELLTVTENGFAKRTPLTEYRVQSRGGKGIKTANITDKSGPIVGLMVVKPGEEIMAISTDGIMIRTKVDEIKRAGRATTGVRLMKIGEQQKLASIAKVKEEEE
- the gyrB gene encoding DNA topoisomerase (ATP-hydrolyzing) subunit B; its protein translation is MQNASNTYSASQIQVLEGLEPVRKRPGMYIGSTGPKGLHHLVYEVVDNSIDEALAGFCDNVEVVIHKDNSVTVTDNGRGIPVDIHPQTGRPAVEVVLTVLHAGGKFGGGGYKVSGGLHGVGVSVVNALSEWLIARVKRDGKIHEQRYERGIPVTDLLVVGECQDTGTQISFKPDHLIFEELEFNYETLAQRLRELSFLNQGVKITLKDERTGAEEVYQHEGGIRDFVVYLNKNKDPLHDQVIYFAANKDRVQVEVALQYNSGYTEGIFSFANNINTPEGGTHEAGFKTALTRIINDYARKHNLLKENEGNLTGEDVREGLTAVISVKVEEPQFEGQTKTKLGNTEVRGIVDAVVTEGMGTFLEENPAIARKIIEKAVNAARAREAARKARELTRRKNALETTSLPGKLADCSSKDPAECELYLVEGDSAGGSAKQGRDRRFQAILPLRGKIINVEKARLDKIFANEEIRAIITALGCGISDEFDISKARYHRIIIMTDADVDGSHIRTLLLTFFYRYMRPLIDAGYVYIAQPPLYLVKKGKEHYYTYSDQELERLLGQIGRDGITIQRYKGLGEMNPEQLWETTMDPENRTILQVTMEDAAAADEIFTILMGDKVEPRREFIQKHAKEVRNLDI
- the remB gene encoding extracellular matrix regulator RemB codes for the protein MFLHLGNDVVIPLKEVIAIIDLHKDEKKLSEINQEFLQVAEEEGFIELVGEENKIKSFIITNKKIYLSPISSATLRKRSGYSPG
- the recF gene encoding DNA replication/repair protein RecF (All proteins in this family for which functions are known are DNA-binding proteins that assist the filamentation of RecA onto DNA for the initiation of recombination or recombinational repair.), translated to MQIRKVKLTNFRNYQQLEWEPHPQLNFLFGLNGQGKTNLLEAVYVGAFSRSYRGNDQELLQWQKPWFRIAVEGEKKSGPFLVELAYGQKRKLYKVNGLVKKKASDFIGNYNVVLFAPEHLALVKGQPAERRRFLDAELAQTNRLYLLTLQKYVNLLKQKNYLLKEAKKGHYFDQDLLEVLNQQLAEMGSVIIYLRLEAIKKLNPLARLIQRRLSQGREELEIKYITTIELSGMSQKEIKQALWQGLISKREDEKRRGQSLIGPHRDDLEIKINGFSVRHFGSQGQQRTSALALKLAELEYIKGEIGEYPLLLLDDVFSELDRERRAILVETISGRIQTIITTTSIKDLPPALLKQGGSWRIEGGNMHVSAPGQ